Below is a genomic region from Alphaproteobacteria bacterium.
ACTCGTCGGACGGGTTCGCCGGACTCTCGATCCGCCGGCGCGCCGTCCGGGCGGTCGCCGTCTGCGTGCGTAGCGCTGCGGCACTACGCAAGCGCGGCTTCGGCCTAAGCCGCCTTGGCCGTCTCGCCGTCCTCCGCCGGACTGGGCCGCCGCTCGAACACCTCATCCACCAAACCAAAATCCTTCGCCTCGTGGGCCGAAAAGAACTTGTCGCGCTCGACGTTCTTCTCGATCTCCTCGATCGGCTGGCCGGTATATTGGGCCATCAGCTCGTTCATCCGGTGGCGGATGCGGAGGATCTCCTTGGCCTGGATCTCGATGTCGCTGGCCATGCCCTGGGCGCCGCCCGAGGGCTGGTGGATCATGATCCGCGCGTTCTGGAGCGCGACTCGCATTCCGGGCTCGCCGGCGGAAAGGAGGAAGGCGCCCATCGAGGCGGCCTGGCCGATGCACACCGTGCCGACCTTGGGCCGGATGTAGTTCATCGTATCGTGGATCGCCATGCCCGCAGTCACCACCCCGCCCGGCGAGTTGATGTACATGTAGATGTCCTTCTTGGGGTTTTCGCTCTCGAGGAACAGGAGCTGGGCGGTGATCACCGAGGCCATGTGGTCCTCGACCCCGCCGGTGACGAAGATGATCCGCTCGCGCAGCAGCCGCGAATAGATGTCGAAGCTGCGCTCGCCGCGGTTCGATTGCTCGACGACGACGGGGATGAGCTGGGAGACGATGTCCTGATGATCGGGCACGGGGAGGGTCCTTCTTGGAGCGAATGGCGTGCGGGATACATCGGCGGTTCGGCGCGGAGGTTCAAGTGCGAAGCCGCAGGTGAGCAGCGCGCAGCGCAGCGAACGCTGTCGGCGCACGCCGGCCGACAGGTCCGCGCAGCGGAGCCTGATCGACGTCGCGGCACAATGGTGCCGTGGCGGACCCGTTCCCCGGCCCTTCGACGCCGCCTGCGGCGGCGCCCAGGATAAACTTCGGCGGAGCCGAAAGCCGGGGTCCAGGTGTGAAGCGCGTGTCGGAACCGAGGCTTCGCCCCGGCCTGGGCCCCGGCCTTCGCCGGGGAACAGTTGGGTGAGTCCGCCACGGCACCATTGTGCTGCGATCCGGGATCGAGTCCGGGACAGGCTTAATCAGGCTGGGCCTCGCCCACCTGTCGGCCGGCCGGGCCGCCTCCGGCCGCGGCGCCTTGGCCGCTGCGCGTCCGCGGTGCTGCCGCCGGGTCGGCCTCGGCTAGCGCAGGTCGCCGTCGAGGAGGGCGAGCCAGCTTCCGTTTCCGGCGGCGACGAACATGCGGCTCTCGCCGGCCTCCAGCCCCACCGCCCGGCTGCCCTCAATCCTGTCGCTGCCGCTTGGCCGGATCGCGGCGAGTTCGACGGCCCGAATGACGAAGGCGCGGCCCTGCGGGACATCCGCGATCGGCGGCAGAACGATCTGTGCCTCCCGCTGCACGATGATGAGATCCGCCGCCAGATCCGGCGTGATGGTCAAACTGCGCTCTGTGACGATCAGCGTGCGGAGCCGAAACGGTGCGGGTTCCGCCGCGGGCGCCGGCCGCTCGTCGGCG
It encodes:
- the clpP gene encoding ATP-dependent Clp endopeptidase proteolytic subunit ClpP, giving the protein MPDHQDIVSQLIPVVVEQSNRGERSFDIYSRLLRERIIFVTGGVEDHMASVITAQLLFLESENPKKDIYMYINSPGGVVTAGMAIHDTMNYIRPKVGTVCIGQAASMGAFLLSAGEPGMRVALQNARIMIHQPSGGAQGMASDIEIQAKEILRIRHRMNELMAQYTGQPIEEIEKNVERDKFFSAHEAKDFGLVDEVFERRPSPAEDGETAKAA